One Halobacterium zhouii genomic region harbors:
- a CDS encoding metal-dependent hydrolase, which produces MPSTVVHVAFGALVATALLREFDAPSLAAVCGFAALPDLDTLLGIWIHGGHRAVLHTLLLPALLGALVYWDARREDSWLRRRFGERGFYVAGVGVLALLFGGILPDLMTNGVNAFYPLQDQFYTLDGKLHLSNQRGVVQTFVEFGRDGGETVGGTTENTHYYTGFDPTRGSEPENVERVFPVVSSGLQLVVVLTSLAAVVGRFREAKR; this is translated from the coding sequence GCGACCGCGCTCCTCCGGGAGTTCGACGCGCCATCCCTCGCCGCAGTCTGTGGGTTCGCGGCGCTCCCCGACCTCGACACGCTGCTCGGCATCTGGATCCACGGCGGCCACCGCGCCGTCCTCCACACGCTCCTGTTGCCCGCGCTCCTCGGCGCGCTCGTCTACTGGGACGCCCGCCGTGAGGATTCGTGGCTCCGGCGGCGGTTCGGCGAGAGGGGGTTCTATGTCGCTGGGGTCGGCGTGCTCGCGCTCCTGTTCGGCGGCATCCTCCCCGACCTGATGACCAACGGCGTGAACGCCTTCTACCCCCTGCAGGACCAGTTCTACACGCTCGACGGGAAACTCCACCTGTCGAACCAGCGCGGCGTCGTCCAGACGTTCGTGGAGTTCGGCCGGGACGGCGGCGAGACGGTGGGCGGGACCACCGAGAACACGCACTACTACACGGGGTTCGACCCGACGAGAGGGAGCGAGCCCGAGAACGTAGAGCGCGTCTTCCCCGTCGTCTCCTCGGGCCTCCAGTTGGTCGTCGTGCTGACTTCGCTCGCAGCGGTGGTCGGCCGATTCCGGGAAGCCAAACGCTAA
- a CDS encoding GNAT family N-acetyltransferase — MVRPYRESDADELWKLKRGFETGLGAGTGSDEKQAAYEAKLNETYRERWLDWVERCVAENERCVQVAETRSTSGAEDASRNSELAGYVFVLPESMAFVWDAAVLNEVFVRPDWRGTGAADDLMAAALAVAREQDLPLDRMVLDVDGENERARAFYERHDFSHWGEMVARDL; from the coding sequence ATGGTCAGGCCGTACCGCGAATCCGACGCGGACGAACTCTGGAAACTCAAACGCGGGTTCGAGACGGGACTCGGCGCCGGCACGGGCAGCGACGAGAAACAGGCGGCGTACGAGGCGAAGTTGAACGAGACGTACCGCGAGCGCTGGCTGGACTGGGTGGAGCGCTGCGTGGCCGAGAACGAACGCTGCGTGCAGGTCGCGGAGACCAGGAGCACGTCGGGGGCCGAGGACGCGTCGAGGAACAGTGAACTCGCCGGCTACGTGTTCGTCCTCCCGGAGTCGATGGCGTTCGTGTGGGACGCCGCCGTGCTGAACGAGGTGTTCGTCCGCCCGGACTGGCGCGGCACGGGCGCCGCGGACGATTTGATGGCGGCGGCGCTCGCCGTTGCGCGCGAACAGGACCTCCCGCTCGACCGGATGGTGCTGGACGTCGACGGGGAGAACGAGCGAGCGCGGGCGTTCTACGAGCGACACGACTTCTCGCACTGGGGAGAGATGGTCGCACGAGACCTCTGA
- a CDS encoding transporter, with the protein MSTARTSTGTAGIGAFAGTVTYLFGYLVTHLWQAANVRESLDAYNFVVELFGGTGIPIWKAVGWLFYNAHFVPFTYPEDGGRASANFIAGGDAPALLYLLPPILLAVAGFVLARAANARSADTGLRAGAGVVIGYLVFTVLGVFLFQHGSGAESIHPHYALAPLLAGIVYPVVFGGIGGALGGVTTSS; encoded by the coding sequence ATGTCCACCGCACGAACCTCCACGGGTACCGCTGGAATCGGTGCGTTCGCCGGAACGGTGACGTACCTCTTCGGCTACCTCGTCACGCACCTCTGGCAGGCCGCGAACGTCCGCGAGTCCCTCGATGCGTACAACTTCGTCGTGGAACTGTTCGGCGGCACCGGCATCCCGATCTGGAAGGCCGTCGGCTGGCTGTTCTACAACGCCCACTTCGTCCCGTTCACGTACCCCGAGGACGGTGGTCGCGCGTCAGCGAACTTCATCGCAGGCGGTGACGCGCCCGCGCTGCTCTACCTGCTCCCGCCGATTCTGCTGGCCGTCGCCGGGTTCGTCCTCGCCCGCGCCGCGAACGCCCGGTCGGCCGACACCGGACTGCGAGCGGGCGCCGGCGTCGTCATCGGCTACCTCGTGTTCACCGTGCTCGGCGTGTTCCTCTTCCAGCACGGCTCGGGCGCAGAGAGCATCCACCCGCATTACGCGCTCGCTCCGCTCCTCGCCGGCATCGTCTACCCCGTCGTCTTCGGCGGTATCGGCGGCGCGCTCGGCGGCGTGACGACGTCGTCGTAG